ctttttcttttggctGATCTGCAAGAAATGAGAAAGAGGCAATGCTTTCCAATGGTGTAATTTCTCCCCCTCGGGATGGTTGGACTCCTCCTAAGTGTGATCATTCCTTATCCTCAGAGCCAGCTAACGTCTCTGATCTCTCAGAGGCACTTGGCTCATTTTCTGTTTGCCTGTTTTTCTGACATCTAGCCGTCTTCACATCCTCTTCCTTCGTTATCCACCTGGGACAAACACTGCCCTTTGGGGGCTGGCTAGTTCTGTTATCATCCACTTTCCATAGAAGTCAATGGTTCAACAACATGTGGGTGGAAACCCATTCGGGcacctatcagatatcctgcgtttcaggtgtttacattatgattcacaacagtaggaAGAGTTACggttatgaagcagcaacgagataattttatggctgggagtcacctcaacatgagggactgtatcaAAGGGTTTCAgtatcaggaaggttgagaaccactgaaagtGGGCGAGGCTGGGTGAGAGTGTAGCCTGAAGCTTTAACAGCGAGCACAGATCTGGGGCAGACCCAGGAGTCAGGCGTGGTGACCCAAGCTTCCTAGTACATACACCATGGCTCTTCTCAAACCCAGCTCCTTAGCCACCACACAGTTCTTCTTGCTGTGTCCTTGGCTTCTTTCTCATCTCAACCCCTTTGATCTCTACATTTAAAACACAGCTACATACTTCAGGCTCGCTGACCACACCTTACTCCACTTGAAACCACCGACGCCCACACTGTACTTAATTAGCTGCCTGGTAAAAATCTTATCTTTAACGATCCAGATCAGCGGTCACTTGATAGAAGTCTATCTTAAAACTCACTACAACACCGCCTCTTGGCCAAGTCAACTACCCTTTTCTTCATAATCCTCAAGATTCTTGTGTATACACTATTCTAAATGTCTTCCACCAAGTctgttgatttttatatattatcaaGAACGACCTGCTATACAGGGAAGGGGTTATAACTTATTATTTTTGAATCCTTAGTGACTTACTACTTGATACTATTCAAAAGGATGGAAAATGGATCCTTACTGGGTGTGCCCAGAGTCTGCTGACTTTCTGAGTTGATctctaaaagaaagcaatttgTGTTCCTCCCCTCACCAACctttttctcccattctttcaTCAGCTTCTTCACCCTTGCTGAATCTGGGTCTAGGCAGGTTTGGTCTCCGTTCTTCAGTGTAGCACTGTGCCAAAGAGACACAAGTAAGCCTTCTCCCCACAGTAACAATTTAATAATTCTTAATAGTAACAGTGAAACAAGCATGCATTTTGCTGAGTTTTCCAGTTGGAACCACTTAAATTGTAGCAAAATGTCTTCCTAAGATTAACAGATAAAAGTTGTAGCAGATCTTTCAGCAGAAACCTcaatttctaaaaattaatttctctatATATCTTGATAATAAGAATAGCCATTCTGTATAGAATCCCTTAATTTATGTGTCAAAGGTCATatgtatgacacacacacacacacacacacacacacacacacacacacacatatatacatatatgcatatataggaGGGCcatgagactgaggccagccttggctacctagcaagactctgtctcaaaacaaaaccaaacaaacaagaaattctAATCTCTAGAAAGAAATTACTAGGAGAATTAAAGACAATTCTACAATAGTAATAGTGTGACAATAGTGAATTTTCTTTTACATAACCTTTGCTTCTAGCAATGTGTATAGGCTACACAAACTGTGGCCTATCAATATGACGTAAAGCAGCTTAGCCATTAAAAGTCATTATTAGAGCCAGTGGGTGGGTGCAGCTCGTAAGCACTTGCCTCAGAAGCCTGGAGAGCTGAGctgaaccccagaacccacataaggacagaagagaaaactgactcgGCCAAGTTGTCCCAGTTGCTATATGCTATGGCATGTGCCCTTGAACACACAGAACATggatcaaaatttattttatctctaacttctgtgtgtctctgtgtatatgcgGGTCCCCACATAATCCAGAAGAAGGTAGGATCTCCTGGGGgtggagttccagatggttacGAGTTGTCCACTGTGGCCCTCTTAACCTCTCAGTCATCTCTCTGTAACCCCTCAAAACACTTTAACTGTCATTATTAGGATTCAGGGTTAGGGTTAAGTAGAGAGAGAAAGTACACGCATAGCCTGTGAagagtcctaggttcaatcctaaCATCCCCTGACAACTAACAAGTGTAGCATTACTAGAGAAAATGAGTTGTCATGAAAAACTGTCCACTATTATTGTGTCAAGGAAAAATCAAATTACAAAAGACAACTTCTCCCCTCTATAGAGGGAAGACGTCCAGCTTCCTACACTCTCACATGGCATCTATGTACCTATATGCCTACGTACCTAAGATAAAGTCTAATGTGTACATTAAACAGAGCAAGAGATTAGCAACCATAAATAGTATCAAGTTGAATCAGTTACAACAATGTACTAGAgtgaaattattaaaaacttaTGACTCACTCGTTTCTGGAATATTCTGTTTAATATTGTGGACTATGCTTGGCTTAGGGAAACCGAAACTCAGAAACTTGAGTTAGTAGATAATATAATGTTTACCTTTATtgattttacttttctatatgtatatattatatatcaatagGAACGCACTTATGAAGGAGATGAAAGTGTTTTAAAGGACCACTTGTCTAGAGGCTAGGAGAGcagaattataatttttttcttttcacttactTGCCTAAACATTTAAACATCTATaagcctgtttaaaaaaaaatcccagttgtattttcttttattttttaaaaatgtttttattgattcaCTGAGAATTCCATTCACGTATTTTGATTATGTTAATAGGAGTATTTAATAGGGATACAATTAATGATTAACAGGgacatattaattatatttagttAATTTTGATATTCAAACATATGTTTTCTGAATTAGAACCCTAAATTGCCTTAAAGAGGTGATTTGGTCTCGGGAAACAACGAATTATTTAAAGGATacatcatcttttatttttttgtttccagATTTCTTActttgaggaagaagagagaaagagggtagGCAGACTTATGGGGGACTCACCTGCCCACATGAGCAAGTCTCATCTGAGGGTGAGACTCCCATGAAGTCCTGTGTGGAATGCATGTGTTGGAAACGTTTACTTACATGATTTCAGTTTTGTTGCAGTTAGGGCTTGGGGCAAACTGCTTGAGGTCTTTGAGGGATTTGTAGTGGAGTGTGCCTTGGCTGGTGCTGATGCAGGAGCAGCGCTGATTCCTTATCACTAGGGTTCCTGGAAGAAAGATCATACACATTATTCGGGTCCATTAGAATGATGGGTTTGTCTCAGTCATTATtgctgtgactgtgtgtgtgtgtgtgtgtgtgtgtgtgtgtgtgtgtgtgtgtgtgtgtgtgtgtaaatcattGTCACTGCCTTTCAAGAGAGGTGTCATTTCCAAAGAGGCAACCTCTCTGACTTCCGAATTCTCGGTTGGTTAACCACAGACATTCTTATCGCTACCCAGCATCAGGTGAGGAAAATGAGGCAGGAGGCAACTTAGACGAGAATCTctccggctggagagatggctcggtggttaccAGCACGGACTGCCCTTCCTAGAGGTCCCGAGTTctaaatctcagcaaccacatggtggctcacaaccatctgtaatgagatcccgatgccctcttctggtgtgtctgaagacagctacagtgtacttatatagaataaataaataaatcttagggaaaaaagagaaggatCTCTCAGGTCACTCCCTGTTGCCAGTGCTGTGGATTTCATATCTTGCACGACAAACGACAAACTCAACAAGAAATAAAGCCCCTAGAATCCCCCCTTTATATCTGAGAAGTGGTTCCTCATTATTAAAATGTCCAAATAGGCTTTGACCTCTCACCGTGAGCTCACAATACCTACACCAAGAAGGCATGTTTGACTTGGTAGGTACCGATTATGACCTTTGGACAATTGCTCGCAGCATCAGACTGCTTTGATGACAGAgcaatataactttttttttccttttttctttttttcagagctggggactgaactcagggccttgcacttcctaggcaagcgctctaccactgagctaaatccccaaccccaatataacTTTTGATTGCCTGCACGACATTCGTTTTTATCTGTTGGCCTGAGAAGACTCGTGCAGTGATGCAGAGCCCAGAACTTAGTAACTTAACTCATTGTAAAAGTCCTCACCTCGAACTCCACACTGATCCAGGAAGATGATGCCCAAGAGGAACAGAGCAACGGACTTCATGGCAGAGCCGAGCTCTATTAAGTCACCGTGCTGGAGTCAAGTCTGAGAATGTCTTCAGAGAACATGTTCTTGGTGGTCATATTTATTTAGGAAATCCCTTTTCCTTCCCGTCTCTGATTGGCTGGTCTCCTCAGCTGACCTAGAAGAACTAAATTAACCCGCAAACTCGATTGTCCTGGGGAAAACCCTACTCTCAGATCCCAGGGAATTTCTGCACGTTCTACTTCCATTTCACATAAACGAGTGGTTTAGAGTAAGGGTTGCGAAACCACACCAGCACCCTCTTTCAGCACAGGCCAACTTGCTACCTGGATGCAGAATAGATTATACGATGAGTTTATTAATGCCCTATGACGAAGGTTGGAGATGTGCTTCCCTCGTGGGAAGTGATCCTCTCTACACAATACATTAATATTTTCCCATGACAAGTCAAAGCTTCTTAATTTGTTAGGGGTAAATCCATTTTGTGTGGCTATTGCTGCAAGTCGCCGTCACCGTAATTGATTAGCGGCATAAGCCACAGCTGTTCTGTTCCCTGCCACCCTTTCCAAGTGTTTCGCAAACCGTCTGTGCCACTCACAGTGTGACTGTAAAACGAGAAAGCAAACATTCCCGAGTTTAAAGAGGCTACGTGTATTAAATGACATTCAACAGCAAAGAGTTTAAAAAGCAGAGTGGCTGTTAAAAAATGCTCTTGTTCTAAATTCTTGTAGATGTTGAGACTAAAACAAGAGTCGGTATTACAGCAAGAGAAATGCTTCCTCGGAGAATAGTGCTTGGACAGGATGCAAGCTAGATGAAAGAAACAGATATAAAACAACAAAGGACAAAGGAACAGAGCCAACAACCTCCCTTTCAAAATAGGAtctgagaaaaaggaacaaataaaaacaaaagtgcatTATATGTGTTTGGTGCTATATATAGTCCTGTGATACATCGCGGCCAGACAATAGTGCCTTAGGACATCATGGAGATATTGCAAGGGTCTGACCAAATGCTGGATACGACTGGcaaaaactattaaataaaacaaagtattattattatttttttttgctctacCTCACACAATTGTTAATTAAGGCAGGACTGGCAAAAACTATTAGAATTCTTTGGCTTTATTTCACAAAATCATTGAGTGCACTCATTAGTAGAAGGGAAAGTTAATAGCTAAGAGATGTTATTGTTCTGTAATTGACTGCATACGTGTCCAGACTTCGACCGTCTCCACAAAGACTCTCTATTCTTTCTTTACCTCCTCTAGAGGTGGCTGGACCAGGGTTTCATAGAAACAGCTTGCGCATCTTCCTTTTAAACGTTTATCTGGACAAAATGAACAACTATCACGTAAAttacttttcctctcctctctgttagGCAGCAGCTTTCGGCCCTCTTTATCCCTCCTCCCCGCTGGAGTTTGACTGAATCGAAGGCAGTTTTTGAGAGTCCTCAGGTAGCAGGCAATGCTACAACCCAAGGTGTACCCTAACCTTGGTAAgatcaaaactaaaaatattccCCAAATCAAGGTAAAAGACATCTGAACAATCTTTACCAACTTCTTCCTTACATACTCCCTTTCCCTATGGAAAATCATATGGAACTTTTAcctaaagtttaaaataaataaaccaaaatcaaaagtaaatttCTCcctagagagagaaatggaaatatgcaaaatatatactACATTATTGTAATAGATAAATATATtctatgtattattattttttttaagatttatttgtttgttttatgtaagtacacggTATGCTGtcattatcttcagacacaccagaagagggcatcagatctcattacagatggttgtgagccaccatgtggttgctgggaattgaactcagggcctctggcagagcagtcagcgctcttaaccgctgagccatctctccagcccgtattaTTATAAGATATGCTAAGAAATAGACTTTATAGGGAAAGGCTGAACCTCAGTTGGGCATTAATCATTGTAatacagtttgtttttttcttttgaagataaggtcaaggtctcactgtgtatagcaggctgactttgaacaggccattctcctgccttagcctttgaGTATTGGGTTTGTAGATCTGCATCCTGTGCTCCACTAATGTCTaagaggttgttgttgttgttgtttttgttgttgtttagccTTCCCAGACTGATGGCTGTCCTTGGAGCAATAATCTTCCCGTATCCCTAAGGAATGCATGTTTTAGAATATGGGGATAATTACATTCATCTTTTATGTTACACAACCCGTGCTTTTTAATGGTTTCTCTCTAGATTAATAACATATAAGTAAAATGTTATGGAAATCATTTCGAAAAGCAAAACTTATGGTGACTTTTGATAAGTTTAGTCATCAGATTTAGTCCAGTTCTGCCAGCCTTGGATCTCTCTAGACAATAAATCCCAGTTTCACAAGTGGTTGTTAAGATTAATAGcaagaggggttggagatttagctcagcggtagagctcttgcctagcaagcgcaaggccctgggttcgatccccagctccgaaaaaaaaaaaaaaaaagattaatagcAAGAGTAAACTGTCAGTGGGTAGTGGTCTATCAGAGACTTGTAACTAGCCGAAGGGCGGAGAATTACTGAGTATTCCGACCCTCAGCAGTACACCTGTCACCACTGTCCCCGGGTTCCGGGACTATCCCAGAGAAGGGGCTAGAAGGAGCCAGAGGTTGGGGAGGAGTACTGAGATAGTGTTCTGGACTGGCTGGCCCATTGCATTGCAACTGTTTAGGACACACAGAGCATCCGTCATCGTTTCATCATACCTAGGGGAGGGGCTCATGAGGCTCCACCCTTTATTAATGTTTATgcgccaaaaaaagaaaacaagggttCGGAGTAGGAGGGGCATTTCTGGGAAGAAGACCATTTCCAAGAGGagtgagggatgagggaggggaatggggagtggAACTGCCTAAAATTCAGTATGTGCATGTCAGAAATTGTCGACGTGTGCATCTGCCCCGACAGAGCATACGCCCTGTTGCAAGCAGCATCGAGCCAGTCAGAGCCGATGGAGACTTCTTAGAGCGAAGGCTCAGCATGGGCTGTCTGGTTTACGTTCTCGGCCTCTTGCATCACTCTTTCTTCTCACTTTCTGATTCACTGCTCGTGTCTCTTTCATGTCTGTAATGTGACCACTGGGCATGCTTATGCTGCAGCATGGTAATTTTACCCTCTTCAGCGCCCCAGCTTTGGGGAGTCTTCTCTTAGCTCCACAAGCCGTCAGTCCTCTCTGCTGCAGTTGCTCCCGACACTTCAAGGCTCATCCTCATAGATCGGATACAGTTAGATCGTCTGGGATACTCTAGTCTCGCCTTCTATTACAGGAGGGTTTGTAAAGACCCACGTTTGAACCTGGTGATAACCCAGCACCGATCCTGGAACAGTGTTCTTGAAATACAGTAAATACTCGGTATAAGTGTTCGCAAGTGACAAACAGGGACCAGAACCCAGCTGGGCAGATCTGGCATCAGCCACAAGGGTTGAAATCTTGAGCCATTGATTCTGTGACCTCTTCTAGTTGGGCTATGCACAGTGCGCATGCCCAGCCGGTTTGCTTCCAGAACTTTCCTCCACTCGGAGCTCAACGCTCACTCTACGTGTGTAGCTAGCTGCTGCGGCTGCCTGCACCGATCTGATCGGCTGAAGAAAAGAAGCACTTTAGGGAGGAAAGGTAATATGTGCCCTGGggctctcctctctgtccccactgtccctctgcctcctatccTGAGGAAACCATTTTCCCTAGGTAGCAGAGTGGAGACTTAGCGACCCTGGGCATGCCGGGAGGGAGCGGTGTGCGGCTTTCATAGGAGATTTGGCAAGTGTGGGAGGCACCAATGCCTCTACAAGCCCAGTTCATGGTGTGGAGGTTACAGGGCTCAGGAATATCTCTCGAGGGCAGCTGAGATGACCCAGAGGAAGAAGGCCCATTGGGTAAGAGCTGGTGTTGAGGTTGGCCAGAACCTCCAGATGCTAAGCCCCTTAACCCAGGATGTCCTGAGCTGCTGAAACCCAGAGCCCTGGAGTCCCTGAACCCCTGAACCCCAGAGCCTAGGCTTCCTACCTACAAGGGCTCCTTCCTCCCCTGACAGCGGAAATATCTTTCCAGGGTAAAAGGCTTCTCGGATCAACCTGGGTCTTTAGGCAAGATGACTAGAGATAGACCATTTGGGGTCAGGCATTGTAAGACATTTGCTTTCCATTTTTGGCAAGTTTCATGCCAGCTTGCAGAAGTGCGGTAGAgactggagagaaagaaaaaagtgaaaaatccCACAGAGGCCGAGTTTATGGATAGAAAGCTTTTTAGGAGAAAACGAAACTTGCTAAGTAAGACAGGATGTTGCTAGAGTTTCTCACAGGCCTGGGAAGAAAGCCAAGGATTATCAAGACTGTTGAAATCAACAGACAATTTGTAATTCCTCTTAGGACAACAaccacctaaaaaaaaaaaatccctcttttttttttccccttgaaaaATTCCAAGTCCACTGTCCCTGAGGAACTCAGTGATGAAATCACCAGAGACAGGCACGGCGGGCTTGTTGGCCTTCACACGTGGTATTTGGCCTCCTTTCCAACTGTTTTATTATGAAATTGTGTAGATCTATTTAAATAGACGGGAggcttccttttgcttttcagaGGGGAGGTTTCTCTCAAACTGAAACTCGTTTTCATTTTaatgcttattttaatttctcagaGTCTGGAGTCCCCTCTTTCTACCAGTCTCTCCTAATAGTCAAGGAccttaactaaaaaaaaaacaaaaacaaaaacaacaacaaaaaaaacaatgcaTTTCTTGAAAGACCCACGCTGTGAGTTGGTGTTCTGAATTTCCTTTTTCCTCAGGgagttatttcttcctttaagaaaaaagttaaaaaaaaaacccaaccaaccaatcatACTTTTGTTTATCTCAGACCaccaagaaaaaggaacaaattcCTTTTCCACTAATCTCATTATCTTGGCTTTTTGGTTTGTGTCTAATAAAAGTCCCGGGGCTGGTTAATCAGTAAATAGATAGTTCTGAGAGATAACATCTGGACAAGGACAGATGTAGTCTAGTGATGGCAACAGCACTACTGTTTTGTCCTGTGACTTTTGGCGAGCCAGTCTGCAGTCTGATGGCGTAAAATCATAATAATTACAATTGCTCAAAAGCTGCTTCCAAGACGGAAGAAAGTTATCCCAGAAGGGGAgaaagtatttttcctttttaaatatttatatttgtttttttaaaaatttactttaaaatgactATAAAAAAGAACTGTGCAAAGGGCCGGGGCTCGGAAgtttaggagcacttgttgctcttgccaacgcaggtccagttcccagcacccatgtggcagctaaCAATGGGCtgcaactccatttccagaggctTTGTGACACCCCTTTGGGCTCCACAAcgctgcatgtgtgtggtgcacagacatacctgtacacacaacactcatacacataaaactgcATAGgtctaaaaaaaccaaacaaaccaaaccaaacaaaacaaaacaatcgaacaaccaaaaaaaccccaaaaaaccctcTAAGGAAAAAAACTCCATGTTGTTAAttaatttacctttttttttttttttttttttttttttttaggctcaggctgatctttttttttttttttttttcttttttcctatgtaactaaggatgaccttgacttcattttctgagtcctgggagtacagatgtgtgtgtctctccaggCTGGGAAATACCACAAACACTTTGCTGACTGTTCTATCAGTCACTCCCGTTCATGCATCAAACTTTTCTGAGATACTAAGGACACCAATATTTTTGCCCTCAGAGAGTTTATAATTTATCCGGGGGCAAATCAGCATAGAACAAATAACTACCACAGGGAGAGAAATGTTCCATAGAAGGAAa
The sequence above is a segment of the Rattus rattus isolate New Zealand chromosome 11, Rrattus_CSIRO_v1, whole genome shotgun sequence genome. Coding sequences within it:
- the Cxcl9 gene encoding C-X-C motif chemokine 9, which encodes MKSVALFLLGIIFLDQCGVRGTLVIRNQRCSCISTSQGTLHYKSLKDLKQFAPSPNCNKTEIIATLKNGDQTCLDPDSARVKKLMKEWEKKISQKKKQKRGKNHQRNKKTRKAKTPHRPQSKKTA